A window of Fictibacillus halophilus contains these coding sequences:
- the mtnK gene encoding S-methyl-5-thioribose kinase, which produces MSVQVRPTYEPLNELTVLDVVKPLDFFDASEQNQLHVREIGDGNLNLVFHIESATSKKALIVKQALPYAKVVGESWPLTLDRARIESDALLKEAESVPHLVPKVLFSDSALAVTVMEDLSDHVILRKGLIEGQIYPQLAEDIGTFAAKTAFYSSDFYLHPFEKKEQVRKFSNPELCKITEDLVFTDPFFNIETNDFPAELQPDVDRIWNDKELLKEVAQLRLAFLTKAEVLLHGDLHSGSIFVKSDSTKVIDPEFAFYGPAGFDIAHFIANLALNHLSQNAHAKEPFHRDSIQSYLLQTIEKTWETYRETFTQLWNEKATDPFAKTEGVLESFLQKTFQEAIGFAGCEIIRRTIGLAHVADLDSISKREVELFYKKTALELGAKLIKNQRKLTNITELTDWIRGA; this is translated from the coding sequence ATGAGCGTACAAGTAAGACCTACATACGAACCGTTAAACGAACTGACAGTCCTTGATGTGGTAAAACCTTTAGATTTTTTTGATGCATCCGAACAAAACCAACTGCATGTTAGAGAGATTGGAGATGGCAACTTAAACCTTGTTTTTCATATAGAAAGCGCAACTTCCAAAAAAGCATTGATCGTCAAACAAGCACTTCCTTACGCAAAAGTGGTTGGAGAAAGCTGGCCGCTCACACTAGATCGGGCCCGAATCGAGAGCGATGCTTTATTAAAAGAAGCTGAATCCGTTCCTCACTTAGTTCCGAAGGTTTTATTTTCAGATTCAGCACTTGCTGTCACAGTTATGGAAGATTTGTCTGATCATGTCATCCTTCGAAAAGGGCTTATTGAAGGACAAATTTACCCACAACTTGCTGAAGACATTGGAACGTTTGCTGCTAAAACAGCTTTTTACTCTAGCGATTTCTATCTGCATCCGTTTGAGAAAAAAGAACAAGTGAGAAAATTTTCAAATCCCGAACTTTGTAAAATCACGGAAGACTTAGTGTTCACAGATCCTTTTTTCAACATCGAAACGAACGACTTCCCTGCTGAACTTCAACCTGATGTTGATCGAATTTGGAACGACAAAGAGCTTTTAAAAGAAGTGGCTCAACTACGACTAGCCTTCTTAACAAAAGCTGAAGTTCTTCTTCACGGAGATCTGCATTCTGGAAGTATTTTTGTGAAAAGTGATTCAACTAAAGTGATCGATCCAGAATTTGCGTTCTACGGACCAGCAGGATTTGATATCGCTCACTTCATAGCTAACCTTGCACTTAATCACCTCTCTCAAAATGCTCATGCAAAAGAGCCGTTTCATCGTGACTCTATACAGTCTTATCTTTTACAAACGATTGAAAAGACGTGGGAAACATACAGAGAAACGTTCACACAGCTTTGGAACGAGAAAGCGACTGATCCTTTTGCTAAGACTGAAGGTGTACTTGAGAGCTTCTTGCAAAAAACGTTCCAAGAAGCGATTGGTTTTGCTGGATGTGAAATCATTAGAAGAACGATAGGACTTGCACATGTGGCGGATCTAGACTCTATTTCAAAAAGAGAGGTCGAGCTCTTTTATAAAAAAACAGCTCTTGAGTTAGGTGCAAAACTTATTAAGAATCAAAGAAAACTTACAAACATCACAGAACTTACTGACTGGATTAGAGGTGCTTAA
- a CDS encoding carbon-nitrogen family hydrolase — translation MNVLEILISYVIRLNKFCKDFFYNLEGTIMKIACIQVDIQYGKPEKNYEHIENKIREAVEQHHPDTIVLPELWDTGYDLTRLDEISDHNGVKAKQWLSSLSKELNINIVGGSIAYREEDLVYNTSLTYNRNGEQIGTYSKAHLITLMEEEKYISPGKNNTLFTIDGNLSTLSICYDIRFPEWIRAPFLNGAKILFVPAEWPIQRQSHWRALLIARAIENQCYVIACNRVGSDPKNTFAGQSLVIDPWGDIIAEGSVHDEEIITAEIFPELVDDVRVKVPVFNDRRTDLY, via the coding sequence TTGAATGTTCTTGAAATTCTAATCAGTTATGTTATACGCTTAAATAAATTCTGTAAAGACTTTTTTTACAATCTGGAGGGTACAATCATGAAAATTGCCTGCATTCAAGTTGACATTCAATATGGCAAACCTGAAAAAAATTATGAACACATTGAAAATAAAATTCGTGAAGCGGTTGAACAGCACCATCCTGATACAATCGTTCTGCCAGAACTATGGGATACCGGATATGACCTAACCCGCTTAGATGAGATTAGCGATCACAATGGCGTAAAAGCGAAACAATGGTTAAGCTCCTTATCAAAAGAGCTTAATATCAATATTGTCGGAGGGTCTATCGCATACCGTGAAGAGGACTTAGTCTATAATACATCTCTGACTTACAACCGTAACGGTGAACAGATCGGCACCTACTCAAAAGCTCATCTGATCACACTGATGGAAGAAGAGAAATATATCTCGCCAGGAAAAAACAATACGCTGTTTACAATTGACGGTAATCTCTCCACTCTTTCTATCTGTTATGACATTCGATTTCCTGAATGGATTCGCGCACCGTTCTTAAACGGGGCTAAGATCTTATTCGTTCCCGCCGAATGGCCGATTCAAAGACAATCTCATTGGCGTGCCTTGCTTATCGCACGTGCTATAGAGAATCAATGTTATGTGATTGCTTGTAACCGTGTAGGAAGCGATCCTAAAAACACGTTTGCTGGTCAATCATTGGTTATCGACCCGTGGGGAGATATCATCGCTGAAGGTTCTGTGCACGATGAGGAGATCATCACAGCTGAGATCTTTCCTGAATTAGTAGACGATGTCCGTGTAAAGGTTCCTGTTTTTAACGACCGTCGAACAGATCTGTATTAA
- a CDS encoding pyridoxal phosphate-dependent aminotransferase: MKRFEQAEVMGKLPEQFFAKLVKKVSHYVEQGYDVINLGQGNPDQPTPQHIVDALKEGADRADFHKYSPFRGHGFLKQAAADFYKREYGVTLDPEKEVAILFGGKVGLVELSQCYLNQGDVALVPDPGYPDYWSGVAMAGAKMETMPLRKENDFLPKYDELPETVLNKAKLMFLNYPNNPTAGVATESFFKETVELANKHDILVCHDFAYGAIGFDGQKPVSFLQVEGAKDVGIEIYTLSKTYNMAGWRVGFAVGNESVIESINLLQDHFYVSLFGAVQHAAAEALNGSQQCVDELVDTYESRRNAFIGRLNENGWNVESPKGSFFCWLPVPEGYTSETFADYLLEKAHVVVAPGIGFGSEGDRYVRAGLLTSEERLIEAADRITKLF, translated from the coding sequence GTGAAACGTTTTGAGCAGGCAGAAGTGATGGGGAAACTGCCAGAGCAATTTTTCGCCAAGCTTGTAAAAAAAGTATCTCACTATGTGGAGCAAGGCTATGACGTTATTAATCTAGGACAAGGAAATCCCGATCAACCCACTCCGCAGCATATTGTAGATGCGTTAAAAGAGGGAGCAGATCGAGCTGATTTCCATAAGTATTCACCGTTTCGCGGACATGGATTTTTGAAGCAGGCAGCAGCCGATTTTTATAAACGAGAATATGGTGTGACACTTGATCCCGAGAAAGAAGTAGCGATACTCTTTGGAGGGAAAGTGGGCTTAGTAGAGTTATCACAATGTTATTTAAACCAAGGTGATGTTGCACTCGTTCCAGATCCGGGATACCCGGATTATTGGTCAGGTGTTGCAATGGCCGGTGCTAAGATGGAGACAATGCCCTTAAGAAAAGAAAATGATTTTCTGCCGAAGTATGATGAATTACCTGAAACGGTATTGAACAAAGCCAAGCTTATGTTCTTAAACTATCCGAACAACCCAACTGCCGGTGTTGCAACTGAATCATTTTTTAAAGAGACAGTAGAGCTCGCTAACAAACATGATATTCTTGTGTGTCATGATTTTGCTTATGGTGCTATCGGATTTGATGGACAAAAGCCGGTTAGTTTTCTACAGGTAGAAGGAGCAAAGGACGTAGGAATAGAAATCTATACCCTTTCCAAAACGTATAACATGGCAGGATGGCGCGTTGGTTTCGCGGTTGGAAATGAATCTGTCATTGAATCTATTAACCTTCTTCAAGATCATTTTTATGTAAGCTTGTTTGGAGCGGTCCAGCATGCTGCGGCTGAGGCATTGAACGGATCACAGCAATGTGTGGATGAACTGGTAGATACATATGAAAGTCGTCGAAATGCATTCATCGGACGTTTGAATGAAAACGGATGGAACGTGGAATCGCCAAAAGGTTCATTCTTCTGTTGGCTGCCTGTACCTGAAGGGTATACATCTGAAACGTTCGCCGACTATTTGCTTGAGAAAGCACATGTCGTCGTCGCACCAGGAATCGGATTTGGAAGTGAAGGCGATCGATATGTACGTGCCGGTCTATTAACGTCTGAAGAACGTTTGATCGAGGCTGCTGATCGAATTACTAAATTATTTTAG